The Etheostoma cragini isolate CJK2018 unplaced genomic scaffold, CSU_Ecrag_1.0 ScbMSFa_3515, whole genome shotgun sequence genomic interval GACATGTTttctgatggtgtgtgtgtttttgtgtgtgtgtgtcttacatgCGTCCTCTCAGCGCCTTGTTCCTCTGCTCCGTGTCCGACTCGTTGGAGCCCTGATCTGAGTCCAGAGCCtgagtgcacacacaaactcctgATTGGTCCAGAACCTTGATAGcattattatgtgtgtgtgtgtgtgtgtgtgtgtgtgtgtgtgtgtgtgtggttacctCGGGGTTGCTAGGGTCTTTGATGATCTGCATGGGTGGaggaagcagtgtgtgtgtctcctcgtccggctcctcctcccccccactctgccccccctcctccttcctcgCCTTCTGCAAAAAACAGgttgtttactttgtttttgtgtatgtgtgattttctgtatgtgtctgtgtgtgtgtctttgtgcgtgtgtttatgcgtgtgtttgcgtctgtgtgtgtgtgtgtctgtctatgtgtgcgtctgtgtgtgtgtgtgtacatttaccGTTTGTGCGTTGGCGTTGAGGGGCGTGGTCTGCTCCGGCCTGTTGTCCCGCCTCCTGGTTCTGATTGGAGGTTTCTTCTGTCCGTCGGCCTTCCCTTGGCTCAGCCTCCGCACGGGACTGGTCAACCAGCGCTgccatgcacgcacacacacacacacgcacacacacgcacacacacgcaggcgcacacacacgcaggcgcacacacacgcaggcacacacatgcacacacacgcaggcgcacacacacgtacacacacgcacacacacgcacacacacacacgcacacacacgcaggcgcacacacacgtacacacacgcacacacacgcacacaaacaccatGGCGACGTTACGTCACTGTTCTAAAAAACTACAATACCCATGAGCCTAGGAAGTACCTAAGAGTGTAGTAACTCATGCTAACGGTATTAACCTTCAGTGTGTTTCCGGTTCCAGAGCCGCTGC includes:
- the LOC117940857 gene encoding kalirin-like, coding for MGFGVGGALGAAGSPGPKRSGSGTGNTLKRWLTSPVRRLSQGKADGQKKPPIRTRRRDNRPEQTTPLNANAQTKARKEEGGQSGGEEEPDEETHTLLPPPMQIIKDPSNPEALDSDQGSNESDTEQRNKALRGRMFVVNEMIQSEKDYVKDLGVIVEVRLSSSGSDYY